From a single Solanum dulcamara chromosome 4, daSolDulc1.2, whole genome shotgun sequence genomic region:
- the LOC129887946 gene encoding phytosulfokine receptor 1 codes for MGMLRFDVIFLILGICLQAQSQNPQNLTCNPKDLKALEGFVKSLETVLDFWDFGNSTNCCNLVGVTCNSGRVVKLELGKRRLNGKLSESLSNLDQLRTLNLSHNFLKGPVPFTLLHLSKLEVLDLSNNDFFGLFPNNINLPSLQVFNISDNSFEGPVPLGICENSTRVSVIKMGVNYFNGSLPVGIGNCGSLELFCLGSNLLSGSLPDELFTLPRLAVLSLQENRFSGQLSSKIGDLSNLVHLDICSNGFSGNIPDVFHRLGNLTYLSAHSNRFFGNIPTSLANSGTVSSLSLRNNSLGGIIELNCSTMVSLVSLDLATNGFHGLVPDYLPNCPRLQTINLARNYFTGQLPESFKNFHSLSFLSVSNNSMHNIDAALRILQYCKNLSTLVLTLNFRDEELPTDPSLQFSKLKALIIANCRLTGVVPQWLRNSLKLQLLDLSWNRLTGTLPPWIGDFQFLFYLDLSNNSFTGEIPKEITGLKSLISGPISMNEPSPDFPFFLKRNVSVRGLQYNQIFSFPPTLELGNNFLTGAILPEFGNLKRLHVLDLKSNNLSGTIPGSLSGMASVENLDLSHNNLIGNIPSSLVQCSFLSKFSVAYNKLSGEIPTGGQFQTFPTSSFEGNLGLCGEHGTPCRNSSQVPRDSVAKGKRRKGTVIGMGIGIGLGTAFLLALMYLIVVRASSRKVVDHEKELDASNRELEDLGSSLVIFFHNKENNKEMCLDDLLKCTDNFDQSNIVGCGGFGLVYKAILRDGRKVAIKRLSGDYGQMEREFQAEVESLSRAQHPNLVHLLGYCKYRTDRLLIYSYMENGSLDYWLHEKVDGPALLDWDLRLQIAQGAARGLAYLHLACEPHILHRDIKSSNILLDENFEAHLADFGLARLILPYDTHVTTDVVGTLGYIPPEYGQASVATYKGDVYSFGVVLLELLTCKRPMDPCKPRASRDLISWVIQMKKQKRETEVFDPLIYDKQHAKEMLLVLEIACLCLHESPKIRPSSQQLVTWLDNINTPPDVHVF; via the coding sequence ATGGGTATGTTGCGATTTGATGTGATCTTTTTGATTCTTGGGATTTGCTTACAAGctcaatctcaaaatccccAGAACTTGACATGTAATCCAAAAGATTTGAAAGCTCTGGAGGGTTTTGTGAAGAGTTTGGAGACAGTTCTTGATTTCTGGGATTTTGGGAATTCAACAAATTGTTGTAATTTGGTGGGTGTTACTTGTAATTCTGGGAGGGTGGTGAAATTGGAGCTTGGGAAAAGAAGGTTAAATGGGAAACTTTCTGAATCTTTAAGCAATTTGGATCAGCTAAGAACCCTTAATCTATCTCACAATTTCCTCAAAGGACCTGTTCCTTTTACACTGTTGCATTTGTCTAAATTAGAAGTATTAGACTTGAGCAACAATGATTTCTTTGGCTTGTTTCCTAATAACATAAACTTGCCTTCACTCCAAGTTTTCAATATATCTGATAATTCCTTTGAGGGACCAGTTCCTTTGGGTATTTGTGAAAATTCAACTAGAGTTTCTGTTATTAAGATGGGGGTCAATTATTTTAATGGTAGTCTTCCAGTAGGAATTGGGAATTGTGGTTCATTGGAGCTTTTTTGCCTTGGCTCTAACCTTCTTTCTGGTAGTTTGCCTGATGAACTGTTCACGCTACCAAGGTTGGCTGTATTGTCTCTACAAGAGAATCGATTCTCGGGGCAGCTTAGCAGCAAGATTGGTgatctttctaacttggttcattTGGATATATGTTCAAATGGATTTTCAGGAAACATTCCAGATGTGTTTCATAGATTAGGGAATTTAACATATTTGTCAGCTCATTCAAATAGGTTCTTTGGTAATATACCAACTTCATTGGCAAATTCTGGGACTGTTAGTTCTCTTAGTTTGAGAAATAATTCTTTAGGGGGTATCATAGAGCTTAATTGTTCAACAATGGTTAGTCTTGTTTCGCTTGATCTGGCTACAAACGGGTTCCATGGGTTAGTTCCTGATTATCTTCCCAACTGTCCAAGGTTGCAAACTATCAATTTGGCTAGAAACTATTTCACTGGACAACTTCCGGAAAGTTTCAAGAATTTTCATAGCCTTTCATTCCTTTCAGTCTCGAATAACAGTATGCATAACATTGATGCTGCTCTCAGAATTTTACAGTATTGCAAGAACTTGTCTACGTTGGTTCTTACTCTGAATTTTCGGGATGAAGAGTTGCCTACCGATCCTAGCCTGCAGTTTAGCAAGCTGAAAGCTCTCATTATTGCTAATTGCAGGCTCACTGGAGTTGTTCCTCAGTGGTTGAGAAATAGCTTAAAACTGCAACTGTTGGACCTGTCATGGAACCGTTTGACGGGAACACTTCCACCTTGGATTGGAGATTTCCAGTTTCTATTCTATCTGGATTTGTCCAACAATTCGTTTACGGGGGAGATTCCAAAAGAAATTACTGGATTGAAGAGCCTAATCTCTGGCCCTATCTCGATGAATGAGCCATCGCCAgattttccctttttcttgaAAAGAAATGTAAGCGTCAGAGGATTGCAGTATAATCAGATTTTTAGCTTCCCTCCAACACTGGAACTAGGTAACAACTTTCTCACTGGAGCAATTTTGCCGGAATTTGGGAATCTGAAAAGGTTACATGTTTTGGATCTAAAAAGCAACAACTTATCTGGGACAATACCAGGTAGCCTGTCTGGTATGGCGAGCGTAGAGAATTTGGATCTATCCCACAACAATCTGATTGGCAACATACCTTCCTCTTTAGTCCAATGCAGCTTTCTGTCAAAGTTCAGTGTGGCTTATAATAAGCTCTCAGGGGAAATTCCTACTGGAGGCCAGTTCCAAACATTTCCAACCTCAAGCTTCGAGGGCAACCTAGGACTCTGCGGTGAACATGGTACTCCCTGTCGAAATTCCAGCCAAGTTCCTCGTGATTCGGTTGCCAAAGGAAAGAGGCGCAAAGGAACTGTCATTGGCATGGGTATTGGCATTGGTCTTGGAACGGCTTTTCTTCTTGCTCTTATGTACTTGATTGTTGTACGGGCAAGCAGTCGAAAAGTAGTTGATCACGAAAAGGAGCTGGATGCTTCTAACAGGGAACTGGAAGACTTAGGCTCAAGTCTGGTGATATTTTTCCATAACAAAGAGAACAATAAAGAGATGTGTCTTGATGACCTTTTGAAGTGTACTGACAACTTTGATCAATCAAATATTGTTGGATGTGGGGGCTTCGGCTTGGTCTACAAGGCCATCCTTCGTGATGGTAGGAAAGTTGCCATCAAGCGGCTTTCAGGTGATTACGGGCAGATGGAACGAGAATTCCAAGCTGAAGTTGAATCACTTTCAAGAGCTCAGCATCCAAATCTTGTTCATCTTCTAGGATATTGCAAGTACAGAACTGACCGGCTTTTAATTTATTCCTACATGGAGAATGGAAGCTTGGATTATTGGCTGCACGAGAAAGTTGATGGACCTGCTTTATTGGACTGGGATCTGAGGCTTCAAATTGCTCAAGGGGCAGCAAGAGGACTCGCCTACTTGCACCTAGCGTGCGAGCCTCATATCTTGCACCGAGATATAAAGTCAAGTAACATTCTTCTTGACGAAAATTTTGAAGCTCACTTGGCTGATTTCGGTCTAGCAAGGCTTATTCTCCCCTACGACACTCATGTGACCACTGATGTTGTTGGAACATTAGGCTATATACCTCCTGAATATGGTCAAGCTTCCGTAGCTACCTATAAAGGGGACGTGTATAGCTTTGGTGTTGTCCTTTTGGAGCTTCTAACATGCAAAAGACCGATGGATCCATGCAAGCCTAGAGCAAGCCGAGATTTAATCTCTTGGGTGATCCAAATGAAGAAACAGAAGAGGGAAACCGAAGTCTTTGATCCTCTGATATATGACAAGCAGCACGCTAAAGAAATGCTATTGGTCCTTGAAATCGCTTGCCTTTGTTTGCACGAATCTCCTAAAATAAGGCCTTCTTCGCAGCAGTTAGTTACTTGGCTCGACAACATAAACACACCACCTGATGTTCATGTGTTTTAG